The following are encoded together in the Pelagibaculum spongiae genome:
- a CDS encoding aminopeptidase, with protein MLKRVFKSITILLISSVVIGITLLSGCSKLSYYKQSVAGQWQLIRDAEPISQVITNPNTEQEVRKKLQYAQQVTQFAVQQLGLPDNGSYQKFVELNRNYVVWSITATPEFNIQPKNWCFPIVGCVSYLGYFSQQNATEHAEQLKDQGMDVSVRGVSAYSTLGWFKDPLLSSMIRTNRFQLAGTLIHELTHQLIYIKNDTAFNEAFAVAVEQEGLKRWLAHLDSIDQPESPKAMQWWQANRQRQKDFTDLLLNNRQQLIELYQSAVKDKASKKQQIFAQLKLEYQKMRDQKWQGYSGYDRWFEQPLNNSHLASIASYQDLKPAFSQLLKDHQYDLSAFYQAVEALSQLDKAQRDQKLQTLYIQSQQQQQQQQQQQQQQQQQQQVTTNAKQSKN; from the coding sequence TTGTTAAAACGTGTTTTTAAAAGCATCACTATTTTACTGATCAGTAGTGTTGTTATCGGCATTACATTGCTATCAGGTTGCAGCAAACTGAGCTATTACAAGCAATCGGTCGCCGGGCAGTGGCAGTTAATTCGTGATGCCGAGCCGATATCGCAAGTAATCACTAATCCAAACACCGAGCAAGAAGTACGGAAAAAACTGCAATATGCGCAGCAAGTCACCCAATTTGCGGTTCAGCAACTTGGATTGCCAGACAATGGTAGCTACCAAAAATTTGTCGAGCTAAACCGCAACTATGTCGTTTGGAGCATTACCGCAACGCCCGAATTTAATATTCAGCCCAAAAACTGGTGCTTTCCAATTGTCGGCTGCGTCAGTTATCTAGGCTACTTTAGCCAGCAAAATGCCACAGAACATGCAGAGCAATTAAAAGACCAAGGAATGGACGTTAGCGTCAGAGGTGTTAGCGCTTACTCAACGCTCGGTTGGTTTAAAGATCCACTACTTAGTAGCATGATCCGCACTAATCGTTTTCAATTGGCCGGCACCCTTATTCATGAACTAACACATCAGTTAATTTATATAAAAAATGACACGGCATTTAATGAAGCATTTGCCGTTGCCGTAGAACAGGAAGGCTTAAAGCGTTGGCTGGCACATCTCGATAGTATTGATCAACCCGAGTCACCAAAAGCAATGCAATGGTGGCAGGCCAATCGACAGCGACAAAAAGATTTTACCGACTTGCTGCTAAATAATCGCCAGCAGCTAATCGAGCTCTATCAATCAGCAGTGAAAGATAAAGCCAGCAAAAAACAACAGATATTTGCTCAATTAAAATTAGAATACCAAAAGATGCGCGATCAAAAGTGGCAAGGCTACTCTGGCTATGATCGCTGGTTCGAACAACCATTAAATAACTCGCACTTGGCCAGTATCGCCAGTTATCAAGATTTAAAGCCTGCATTCAGCCAGTTATTAAAAGATCATCAGTACGATTTAAGCGCCTTTTATCAAGCAGTCGAAGCGCTTTCTCAGTTAGACAAAGCACAGCGTGATCAAAAGTTGCAAACGCTATATATTCAATCACAACAACAACAACAACAACAACAACAACAACAACAACAACAACAACAACAACAACAAGTAACAACCAATGCTAAACAATCAAAAAATTGA
- a CDS encoding GNAT family N-acetyltransferase, translating to MLNNQKIDDSWKQKLQLSNAPAKDSLISNCDYYQHPDIDIAAFIYLSDSLSIINPAASVATELTPSFLKNPQQFMAQISSLGYESYTEDHDYYLFDEVQPFTNQHWPIVELNSERDNKEINQFFESCNEEDVFRSDIDDSMDYYYAVKIKQKIVGLLASYCATEPFESLSILVHHQHRQQHIAQALLNHLTVQAKQRNRHIRYRTAVDNISSIRLCESLGFTAHSKIITISKSENTVYGNGFSRAQASKPPAKE from the coding sequence ATGCTAAACAATCAAAAAATTGATGATTCATGGAAGCAAAAGTTGCAGCTATCCAACGCCCCTGCAAAAGACAGTCTGATTTCCAACTGTGATTATTACCAGCACCCAGATATAGACATCGCTGCTTTTATTTATCTGTCAGATAGTTTGTCCATTATTAATCCGGCAGCGAGCGTAGCAACTGAACTAACGCCATCATTTCTAAAGAACCCTCAGCAATTTATGGCTCAAATTTCTAGCTTGGGCTACGAAAGCTACACAGAGGATCATGATTACTATTTATTTGATGAAGTGCAGCCTTTTACTAATCAACATTGGCCAATAGTTGAATTGAATAGCGAGCGAGATAATAAAGAAATCAATCAGTTTTTTGAAAGCTGCAATGAAGAGGATGTTTTTAGGTCGGATATCGACGACAGCATGGATTACTATTATGCCGTTAAAATAAAACAAAAAATTGTAGGGTTACTTGCCAGCTACTGTGCAACAGAACCATTTGAATCACTCTCAATATTGGTTCACCACCAGCATCGACAACAACACATTGCCCAAGCACTCCTCAATCACCTTACCGTGCAAGCCAAACAAAGAAATCGCCATATTCGCTACCGTACTGCGGTCGATAACATAAGCTCCATTAGACTTTGCGAGTCATTAGGCTTTACCGCCCATAGCAAAATAATAACGATTTCTAAGTCAGAAAATACAGTTTATGGCAATGGATTCTCACGCGCCCAAGCCTCAAAGCCACCGGCCAAAGAATAA
- the glpE gene encoding thiosulfate sulfurtransferase GlpE, with protein MSQVQQIDITGVKTLLEKEDCLLVDIREPAIFQQGHIPGAVHLGNHNLEQVLNEAEFDQPVVVCCYHGISSISVADYLIQRGFEEVYSLAGGFEAWARENPLP; from the coding sequence ATGAGCCAGGTTCAACAGATCGATATTACCGGAGTTAAAACCCTACTGGAAAAGGAGGATTGTTTGTTGGTTGATATTCGTGAACCGGCAATTTTCCAACAGGGTCATATTCCAGGGGCCGTTCATTTAGGCAACCACAACCTGGAACAAGTGCTCAATGAAGCCGAGTTTGATCAGCCGGTTGTTGTGTGTTGCTATCACGGCATTTCTTCAATTTCAGTGGCAGATTATTTAATTCAGCGCGGCTTTGAAGAAGTTTATTCTTTGGCCGGTGGCTTTGAGGCTTGGGCGCGTGAGAATCCATTGCCATAA
- a CDS encoding alpha/beta fold hydrolase produces MQKPTTSNTPQAMEVCHLSCPHPGGEHSLTYYVWGRGNSHHLICLHGLARNGRDFDDLAIKLIDQDYQVICPDLPGRGLSAHLPSDVSYSPEQYLSDMQYLLQHLKITSTDWIGSSLGGLIGMGIAAQPESPVQRLILNDIGPEIPEQAILRIGENQACLPPLDSYSSIAEWNYLRYPKSLGNLTPAQMDRLVKSDFIPLADDSLSPRVDPRIGESVRDRNGQSLDLWPWWQALKCSTLVIWGEDSDVLTLSILEKMQLLQPSMRVANLPSVDHTPSLMEAEQIELIANWLE; encoded by the coding sequence ATGCAAAAGCCGACAACATCCAATACTCCACAAGCAATGGAAGTCTGTCATCTGAGCTGCCCACACCCGGGTGGTGAGCATTCGCTAACCTATTATGTTTGGGGGCGAGGCAATTCTCACCACTTAATTTGCCTGCATGGACTGGCTAGAAATGGGCGAGATTTTGATGATTTGGCCATTAAACTGATTGATCAAGATTACCAAGTGATTTGCCCTGATTTACCCGGCAGAGGGCTAAGTGCTCACTTACCATCTGACGTTAGTTACAGCCCAGAACAATATTTATCTGATATGCAATACCTGCTACAGCATTTAAAAATCACTAGCACTGACTGGATAGGTAGCTCATTAGGTGGACTCATCGGCATGGGTATCGCAGCTCAGCCTGAGTCACCCGTTCAACGATTAATTTTAAATGATATTGGCCCAGAAATTCCTGAGCAGGCAATCCTCCGCATTGGAGAAAACCAAGCTTGCTTACCGCCACTCGATAGCTATTCATCAATTGCCGAATGGAATTACCTGCGCTATCCAAAAAGCCTCGGCAATTTAACACCGGCGCAAATGGACCGATTGGTAAAAAGTGATTTCATTCCGCTGGCCGACGATAGCCTATCGCCAAGAGTCGACCCAAGAATTGGTGAAAGTGTTCGCGACCGTAACGGGCAAAGCCTTGATTTATGGCCATGGTGGCAAGCACTAAAATGCTCGACATTAGTTATTTGGGGCGAAGATTCTGATGTGTTAACGCTGTCTATTTTGGAAAAAATGCAGCTATTGCAACCCTCAATGCGAGTCGCTAATTTACCTAGCGTTGATCACACACCGAGCTTGATGGAAGCAGAGCAGATTGAACTGATTGCAAACTGGTTAGAATAA
- a CDS encoding YceI family protein, whose amino-acid sequence MSVADQLKNKSVKSGFTTVGSLGKKLLVGSLVSSAIFLGSASMSFAHAAQWLVENTESRVSFITTKVENVAEVHRFNQVEGELNEQGTFSLNIPLESVDTAIEIRDQRMRDLLFEIVKFPKLKLSAKIAPGSIEQLAVGDSVSHTIEADVLLHGQKAMVKFDVLISKLTENKILVNSLQPVVINASVFNLYDGVEKLRKIAGLPSVSKAVPVSFVLSLHQQK is encoded by the coding sequence ATGAGCGTTGCAGATCAGTTGAAAAATAAGTCAGTAAAATCAGGTTTTACTACCGTTGGGTCATTAGGCAAAAAGCTACTTGTCGGAAGTTTGGTAAGTAGTGCCATATTTTTAGGCTCAGCTTCTATGTCGTTTGCCCATGCTGCGCAATGGTTGGTGGAAAATACCGAATCTCGAGTGAGTTTCATTACCACTAAAGTAGAAAACGTTGCTGAGGTGCATCGCTTTAATCAGGTTGAGGGCGAGTTGAATGAGCAGGGTACTTTTAGCCTGAATATTCCGCTGGAAAGTGTCGATACGGCGATTGAAATTCGTGATCAGCGAATGCGAGATTTATTGTTTGAAATAGTTAAATTTCCCAAGTTAAAACTGTCTGCGAAAATTGCCCCAGGAAGTATTGAACAGCTAGCAGTGGGCGATAGTGTTAGCCACACCATTGAGGCCGATGTGTTGCTGCATGGCCAAAAAGCTATGGTTAAATTTGATGTTTTAATTTCAAAGTTGACTGAAAATAAAATTCTGGTTAATAGTTTACAACCAGTAGTCATTAACGCTTCTGTTTTTAATTTATACGATGGTGTGGAAAAGCTGCGAAAAATAGCTGGGCTGCCAAGTGTTAGTAAAGCGGTGCCGGTATCTTTTGTGTTGAGCTTGCATCAGCAGAAGTAA
- the htpG gene encoding molecular chaperone HtpG gives MTVEAQKETLGFQAEVKQLLHLMVHSLYSNREIFLRELISNSSDAVDKLRFEALEKPELMGSDSELNIRVSIDSEAGTLTISDNGIGMDRDEVINNLGTIANSGTRKFLENMTGDQASDSGLIGQFGVGFYSSFIVADEVKVITRRADAAEDQAVMWDSTADGEFTVEYTTRSSRGTDIILLLKDDQKEFLDSWKVRQIISKYADHISLPVIMKGEPELDEEGKETKPAEDEVINKATALWTRSKSDISEDEYKEFYKHVSHDFDEPLTWSHNKVEGKLEYTSLLFLPKRAPFDLWQREAKHGLKLFVQRVFIMDDAEQFMPTYLRFVRGIIDSNDLPLNVSRELLQDSKVIDSIRSASTKKVLDMMKKLAKNQPEEYQAFWDTFGKVLKEGPAEDMGNKEKIAALLRFASTETGEAVQNVALANYIERMKEGQDKIYYVAAESHAAASNSPHIEIFKKKGIEVLLLSDPIDEWLMSHLTDFDGKEIVSVARGALDLDKMEEEKQTDEQKAEKEAGKKAKQEKFESLTAQLTKLLENEASEVRLSERLTDSPACLVADENSMTSQMERLMRSAGQEMPKSKPILEINPDHPLVSRLQDETDDAVMGEWAQLLLGQATLAEGGHLDDPAGFVRRMNQMLMK, from the coding sequence ATGACGGTGGAAGCACAGAAAGAAACGCTTGGATTCCAGGCAGAAGTCAAGCAGCTGCTTCATCTGATGGTTCACTCTCTCTATAGCAACCGCGAAATTTTCCTGCGTGAGCTGATTTCCAATTCATCAGATGCGGTTGATAAACTGCGTTTTGAAGCACTGGAAAAGCCAGAGTTAATGGGTAGTGATTCGGAACTGAACATTCGTGTTTCGATTGATAGCGAAGCTGGCACTTTAACCATTAGTGATAATGGTATTGGTATGGATCGGGACGAGGTAATCAATAACCTCGGTACGATCGCCAATTCTGGTACTCGCAAATTCCTTGAAAATATGACCGGTGATCAAGCGTCTGATTCTGGTTTAATTGGTCAGTTTGGTGTGGGTTTTTATTCTTCATTTATTGTTGCTGATGAAGTAAAAGTGATTACCCGTCGTGCTGATGCTGCAGAAGACCAGGCAGTGATGTGGGATTCAACCGCCGATGGCGAATTTACCGTTGAATACACCACCCGTAGCAGCCGCGGTACCGATATTATTTTGCTGTTGAAAGACGATCAAAAAGAATTCCTCGATAGCTGGAAAGTCCGCCAAATTATCAGTAAATACGCTGACCACATCAGCTTGCCGGTAATTATGAAAGGCGAGCCAGAGCTGGATGAAGAAGGTAAAGAAACCAAGCCAGCTGAAGACGAAGTCATCAACAAAGCAACTGCATTGTGGACCCGTTCAAAATCAGATATTTCTGAAGATGAATATAAAGAGTTCTACAAGCACGTGTCTCATGATTTTGATGAACCGCTGACATGGTCGCATAACAAGGTTGAAGGCAAGCTGGAGTACACCAGCCTGTTATTCTTGCCAAAGCGTGCACCTTTCGATTTATGGCAGCGTGAAGCCAAGCATGGCTTGAAGTTATTTGTTCAGCGCGTATTCATCATGGATGACGCCGAGCAATTTATGCCGACTTACCTGCGTTTTGTTCGCGGCATAATCGATTCTAACGACCTGCCTTTGAACGTTTCTCGTGAATTGTTACAAGACAGCAAAGTGATTGATTCGATCCGTTCAGCATCGACCAAGAAAGTGCTGGATATGATGAAGAAGCTGGCGAAAAATCAGCCAGAAGAATATCAGGCGTTCTGGGATACCTTCGGTAAGGTATTAAAAGAAGGTCCAGCAGAAGATATGGGCAATAAAGAAAAAATTGCCGCACTGCTGCGTTTTGCTTCTACTGAAACCGGTGAAGCGGTTCAAAATGTTGCACTGGCTAACTACATTGAGCGCATGAAAGAAGGTCAGGACAAAATTTATTATGTTGCGGCAGAAAGTCATGCTGCAGCTAGCAACAGCCCACATATCGAGATCTTTAAAAAGAAAGGTATCGAAGTACTGTTGTTATCTGACCCTATCGATGAATGGCTGATGTCTCATCTGACCGATTTCGATGGAAAGGAAATTGTTTCTGTTGCTCGCGGTGCTTTAGATCTGGATAAGATGGAAGAAGAAAAGCAAACCGACGAGCAAAAAGCTGAAAAAGAAGCAGGTAAAAAAGCTAAGCAAGAGAAGTTTGAATCTTTGACTGCACAGTTAACTAAACTGCTGGAAAACGAAGCTTCAGAAGTACGTTTATCTGAGCGTTTGACTGATTCTCCTGCATGTTTGGTTGCAGACGAAAATAGCATGACGAGCCAGATGGAGCGTTTAATGCGTTCAGCTGGCCAGGAAATGCCAAAGTCCAAGCCAATTTTGGAAATCAATCCAGATCACCCGTTAGTTAGCCGTCTGCAAGACGAAACTGACGACGCAGTAATGGGTGAGTGGGCGCAGTTGTTACTCGGCCAGGCAACTTTGGCTGAAGGCGGTCATTTGGATGATCCTGCTGGCTTTGTTCGCCGCATGAACCAGATGTTGATGAAGTAA
- the recR gene encoding recombination mediator RecR: MNLSPAVTELIRALCCMPGIGPKSAQRIAFHLLERDRHGGELMTDALKFALENVGHCSCCRMLTEQDICDVCSSEKRDSSLLCVVESPADVAALESSASYSGRYFVLNGRLSPLDGIGPEDIGLDVLQTRLQDDQLKEVILATNPTLEGEATASYIAMMVEKRALACSRIAYGVSVGGELEYADGSTLSHALSGRRPV; this comes from the coding sequence ATGAACCTTAGCCCCGCTGTTACCGAACTGATCCGGGCACTTTGTTGTATGCCCGGAATCGGCCCTAAATCTGCCCAACGCATTGCATTTCATTTATTAGAACGTGACCGTCATGGTGGCGAATTGATGACAGATGCTTTGAAATTTGCACTGGAAAATGTCGGTCATTGTTCGTGTTGTCGCATGCTGACCGAACAAGATATTTGTGATGTTTGCTCCAGTGAAAAACGAGATAGCAGTTTACTGTGTGTGGTTGAATCGCCAGCCGATGTCGCTGCATTGGAATCTAGCGCCAGTTACTCTGGTCGCTATTTCGTTTTAAATGGTCGGCTGTCGCCATTAGATGGCATTGGGCCAGAAGATATCGGGTTAGATGTTTTACAAACCCGCTTGCAAGACGATCAATTAAAAGAAGTGATTTTAGCCACCAACCCGACCTTGGAAGGTGAAGCAACCGCTAGCTACATTGCAATGATGGTAGAAAAGCGCGCGCTGGCTTGTAGCCGAATTGCCTATGGTGTTTCGGTGGGCGGTGAACTGGAATATGCCGATGGCAGCACTTTATCCCATGCATTAAGTGGCCGAAGGCCGGTTTAA
- a CDS encoding YbaB/EbfC family nucleoid-associated protein — protein sequence MKGGMGNLMKQAQKMQADMQKAQEELANLEVQGESGAGLVKITMTGRHDVKRVEIDPSLMEEDKDMLEDLLAAAVNDAVRNVEKTSSEKMSGVTAGMPIPPGFKMPF from the coding sequence ATGAAAGGTGGTATGGGTAACCTGATGAAGCAAGCGCAAAAAATGCAGGCTGATATGCAAAAAGCGCAAGAAGAGCTGGCTAACTTAGAAGTTCAGGGTGAGTCTGGTGCAGGTTTGGTAAAAATCACCATGACCGGCCGCCACGATGTTAAGCGTGTTGAAATCGATCCAAGTCTGATGGAAGAAGATAAGGATATGCTGGAAGATTTGTTAGCAGCAGCAGTTAACGATGCAGTTCGTAATGTTGAAAAAACCAGCTCTGAAAAAATGAGTGGTGTTACTGCTGGGATGCCAATTCCTCCTGGCTTTAAAATGCCTTTCTAG
- the dnaX gene encoding DNA polymerase III subunit gamma/tau gives MSYQVLARKWRPRNFNEMVGQEHVLRALVNALEQQRLHHAYLFTGTRGVGKTTIARIFAKSLNCEKGVTSMPCGECRSCVEVDEGRFVDLIEVDAASRTRVEDTREILDNVQYAPTRGRYKVYLIDEVHMLSTSSFNALLKTLEEPPPHVKFLLATTDPQKLPVTVLSRCLQFNLKNMTPDLIAGHLKHVMGEEQVKFDDAALWSLARAADGSMRDALSLTDQAIAFGEGVLREDEVRTMLGSVARDRVISLLEHLSAGDAQALLDAAQELASHAADFSNVLEEMLQLLHRIAVLQAVPAMAEGLMDDELRIKQLASQMLAEEAQLFYQIALTGRRDLPLNPDPRSGFEMLLLRMLAFRPDDQSAATMPPAGQAPQTIQTATHAPASPPATGGFQAATHQVAPVQPAAVAQPAQIAGTEKGRGASNHLAQLKASLGGNAPGVMPAGKPAREVVNQPVQTGPVVTTANASAQPATSLIPQAQASQAELDPAPQLQAQTNDPALAIIASPFASPLLPASNPALDPAANSAPTVSAPSTQQYAAPTPVQNVQAVPPQKPQSFTQPPVASPASQMIHEPAGEFVAENAVAEPVRQSDAAPQSQSAPDSMPAVETAVPVAMKAMQPANQQAAPPQQIAQQPLPPISVDSEWWQILQHAGAKGITGTIGTNSLLVDRQPGVWKLLLEPDCGSLLTQQRVQALEHALSTAVAQSIRLDIEVSNQSLAAMGETPQARLVRLKQERQAAAEQSLREDPAVQKLIETFGAFLIPASIEPFTPTPASPQHH, from the coding sequence ATGAGCTATCAGGTTCTCGCCAGAAAATGGCGCCCAAGAAATTTCAATGAAATGGTTGGCCAAGAGCATGTGCTGCGTGCATTGGTTAACGCGTTGGAACAACAGCGGTTACACCACGCCTATTTGTTTACCGGTACCCGAGGGGTCGGTAAAACTACCATTGCACGAATTTTCGCTAAAAGTCTCAATTGTGAAAAAGGCGTTACTTCGATGCCGTGCGGCGAATGCCGTAGCTGTGTTGAAGTGGACGAAGGTCGTTTTGTTGACTTGATTGAAGTCGATGCGGCGTCGCGTACTCGCGTTGAAGATACCCGGGAAATTTTGGACAACGTCCAATACGCGCCGACTCGTGGTCGCTACAAAGTCTACTTAATTGACGAAGTTCATATGCTGTCGACTTCTAGTTTTAACGCCCTGTTAAAAACACTGGAAGAACCGCCGCCACATGTGAAATTCCTGCTGGCCACCACCGATCCACAAAAGTTACCGGTAACGGTTCTGTCGCGTTGTCTGCAATTTAATCTGAAGAACATGACGCCAGATCTCATTGCTGGGCATTTAAAGCATGTGATGGGTGAAGAACAGGTTAAGTTCGATGATGCTGCGTTATGGTCACTTGCGCGCGCAGCGGATGGTTCAATGCGTGATGCGCTGAGTCTTACTGATCAAGCGATTGCTTTTGGCGAAGGTGTGTTGCGTGAAGACGAAGTGCGCACCATGCTGGGCTCGGTTGCTCGAGATCGAGTAATCAGTTTGCTAGAGCATTTAAGCGCTGGCGATGCACAAGCATTGCTGGATGCTGCGCAAGAATTAGCCTCCCATGCGGCAGATTTCTCCAATGTACTGGAAGAAATGTTGCAATTACTGCATCGAATTGCGGTATTGCAAGCAGTGCCTGCGATGGCCGAAGGCTTAATGGATGACGAGTTACGCATTAAGCAGTTGGCATCACAAATGCTGGCTGAAGAAGCGCAGCTGTTTTACCAGATTGCCTTAACCGGTCGAAGAGATTTACCTCTGAATCCAGATCCACGTAGCGGTTTTGAAATGTTGCTGCTGCGGATGCTGGCATTCCGCCCAGATGACCAGTCAGCGGCAACAATGCCACCGGCAGGGCAAGCACCGCAAACCATTCAAACAGCTACCCATGCACCGGCTTCACCTCCGGCTACTGGCGGTTTTCAGGCTGCAACGCATCAAGTAGCACCTGTTCAACCTGCAGCGGTTGCTCAGCCGGCACAAATAGCAGGAACAGAAAAAGGTCGCGGTGCTTCTAATCATCTTGCCCAATTGAAAGCGAGCTTGGGTGGCAATGCTCCAGGGGTGATGCCTGCGGGAAAGCCAGCTAGGGAAGTTGTAAATCAGCCAGTACAGACTGGGCCAGTTGTCACTACTGCAAATGCGAGTGCACAACCTGCAACTTCTCTAATACCGCAAGCGCAAGCTAGTCAAGCTGAGCTAGACCCTGCGCCGCAATTGCAAGCGCAAACTAATGATCCTGCTTTGGCGATTATCGCTTCACCTTTTGCATCGCCGCTGTTACCAGCATCGAACCCTGCACTTGATCCGGCTGCTAATTCAGCTCCAACAGTTTCTGCGCCAAGTACTCAGCAGTATGCAGCGCCAACGCCGGTGCAAAATGTTCAAGCTGTACCGCCACAAAAGCCGCAATCATTTACTCAGCCGCCGGTAGCATCACCTGCAAGTCAGATGATTCACGAACCAGCCGGTGAATTTGTTGCAGAGAATGCAGTCGCTGAACCAGTCAGGCAAAGCGACGCTGCACCACAGTCACAGTCAGCACCAGACTCAATGCCAGCCGTGGAAACTGCGGTTCCCGTCGCAATGAAAGCGATGCAACCGGCAAATCAGCAAGCCGCTCCGCCCCAACAAATAGCGCAGCAACCATTGCCGCCAATTTCAGTGGATAGCGAGTGGTGGCAAATTTTGCAGCACGCTGGTGCAAAGGGTATTACTGGTACGATTGGTACTAACTCGTTGTTGGTGGATCGCCAACCCGGTGTTTGGAAACTATTGCTAGAGCCGGATTGTGGTTCTTTATTAACTCAACAAAGAGTTCAAGCGCTAGAGCATGCTTTATCAACCGCGGTTGCCCAGTCGATTCGTTTAGATATTGAAGTGTCTAACCAGTCATTGGCAGCAATGGGTGAAACACCGCAAGCTCGGCTAGTTCGACTTAAACAAGAGAGACAAGCCGCGGCAGAACAAAGCCTGCGAGAAGACCCTGCAGTGCAAAAATTAATTGAAACTTTTGGTGCGTTTTTAATACCCGCCAGTATTGAACCATTTACACCAACGCCTGCTTCTCCACAGCACCATTGA
- a CDS encoding PilT/PilU family type 4a pilus ATPase yields MDIQALLKQMVDEKASDLYLTAGTAAQIRVDGVPRPIGEPLEADELQRAAHSLMNERQIRDFEFHLECNFATDLTGIGRFRCNLLRQRGMVSMVIRRIQASIPDLEEINLPLMLGELAQARSGLVLVVGPAGVGKSTTLAAMLNHRNKHCHGHILTIEDPVEYLYKHEKSVVNQREVGLDTKSFSSALKNAMREAPDAILIGEILDADTMSYALNFAKSGHLCLASLHANTSREAFERITNFFEPEMRSQILYEMSMIMKGVIAQRLVASTDNKRVPALEIVLPQPEICELLQNAKLGELNRKIEDSNHKDMMSFDQALYKLYIDGKISREEALRQATSATDLDLKIRLNNSNSSAPPISQTPSYGCSDKKDPRKEIEPEKQSLGGGIRLDLEF; encoded by the coding sequence ATGGATATACAAGCACTCCTCAAGCAAATGGTTGACGAAAAAGCATCTGACCTTTATTTGACTGCAGGCACCGCCGCACAAATTAGAGTCGATGGTGTACCAAGACCTATTGGCGAACCTCTTGAAGCTGACGAATTACAACGCGCCGCCCATAGTTTGATGAACGAACGACAAATTCGTGATTTTGAATTTCACCTGGAATGTAATTTTGCTACCGATCTAACAGGTATTGGCCGTTTTCGCTGCAACCTGCTTCGCCAGCGCGGTATGGTCAGCATGGTCATTCGCCGTATTCAGGCCAGCATCCCCGATCTTGAAGAAATTAATCTTCCACTAATGCTGGGCGAATTAGCTCAAGCTCGTAGCGGCTTGGTTTTGGTAGTTGGCCCTGCCGGTGTCGGTAAGTCCACCACACTAGCTGCAATGTTGAATCACAGAAACAAGCATTGTCATGGCCACATATTAACCATCGAAGATCCGGTGGAATACTTATATAAGCATGAAAAATCAGTAGTTAACCAACGCGAAGTGGGCTTAGATACTAAAAGTTTTTCCAGCGCATTAAAAAATGCAATGCGAGAAGCACCTGACGCGATTTTAATTGGTGAGATTCTCGATGCAGACACCATGAGCTATGCACTGAACTTTGCCAAAAGCGGTCATTTATGCCTCGCCAGCTTACATGCCAACACTTCTCGAGAAGCATTTGAGCGCATTACTAACTTCTTTGAACCTGAAATGCGCAGCCAGATTCTCTATGAAATGTCGATGATTATGAAAGGCGTAATTGCACAGAGGTTAGTTGCATCGACCGATAATAAACGAGTGCCAGCATTAGAAATTGTATTGCCTCAGCCGGAAATTTGCGAACTATTACAAAACGCTAAACTGGGCGAGCTAAATCGTAAAATCGAAGACAGTAATCACAAAGATATGATGTCATTTGACCAGGCGCTTTATAAGCTTTACATCGATGGCAAAATTTCCAGAGAAGAAGCTTTACGCCAAGCTACATCTGCTACTGACCTAGATTTAAAAATTCGCCTAAACAACTCCAACTCTTCAGCGCCGCCAATAAGCCAAACTCCATCCTATGGCTGTAGCGATAAAAAAGATCCAAGAAAAGAAATCGAGCCAGAGAAACAATCTTTAGGCGGCGGTATTCGACTGGATTTAGAGTTCTAA